A part of Melittangium boletus DSM 14713 genomic DNA contains:
- a CDS encoding SDR family NAD(P)-dependent oxidoreductase: MSDIDTGERLYDIAIVGMAGRFPGARDVEAFWRNLRDGVEPLTPLTDEELLASGIEPDALKEPGYVKAGFLLDGIDEFDADFFGFTPREAETMDPQHRLFLETAWQAMERAGYDSERSEGKIGVYAGSSLSVYLYNSFTFFRPFATSSFLELTSNDRDYVATRVAYKLNLRGPALSVQTACSTSLVAVHLACQSLLNRECDMALAGGISVNMPHKAGYLHEPGGIFSPDGHCRAFDANAQGLGVGNGVGVVVLKRLEDALRDGDTIEAVIRGSAINNDGSQKVGFTAPSVDGQLTAILDAQSMADVEPDSISYVETHGTGTALGDPIEVSALTQAFRTRGAQGRQFCALGSVKTNIGHLNTAAGIASLIKTVQALRHQQLPPSLHYRVPNPSIDFASSPFFVNDTLREWKAGPTPRRAGVSSFGIGGTNAHVVLEEAPALPPASASRPWQLLLLSARTPTALESVTQRFATHLRQHPEQPLADVAFTLQQGRKGFSHRRVLVCRDREDALSVLEAGEPTRILSRTKEADERAVAFMFPGGGAQYPDMARELHDSEPVFRQEVERCARFLQPHLGLDLRSLLYPAPDKAEEASRLLQRGLYGLPALFTTEYALARLWLSFGIRPQALIGHSLGEYAAACLAGVFSLEDALTLVLTRARLFESLPSGAMLSVSLPEAHVRSRLAPGLSLAAINAPSLCVVSGPSDSIDSLQRQLSSEGTECHRVRISVSSHSEMVEPILPEFSRVLSSLRFHSPSLPFVSNVTGTWATDEVATPAYWARHLRHTVRFSEGLRTLLSDSSRVLLEVGPGQVLSSLAKQHSRSTPVFSSTRHPQEKQSDSAFLLSTLGRLWMEGVPVDWMGFYSHERRRRVPLPSYPFEHKKFWKKSMSNAHDKSPVKPEESKGKKQDLADWFYVPTWKQSPLLESTSSGGQPGRWLFFQDEQGVGEALALELEKAGHQVLTVKPGEGFTHPSPTAFTVDPESPADHEALLRHLREHDQRPTAIAHLWNVTGEDSATTPRERYETAWRRGFQSLLHLVQALGPRPASANEVLPVHVLTSHLQAVTGEESLHPEKALVLGVGKVMVKEYPYLKARPIDVVTPARGTPQAARLARQLLAEVTSGHEANPVALRGPHRWEQTYEPIRLEAATPEPRLRERGVYLLTGGLGALSLVVAEHLAGTVRARLALVGRTGLPPRDTWTKWLAELMPGDQTRQRIEAVLSLEARGAEVMVLQADVADLERMKEVTREVKERFGAIHGVIHTAGLLHDGLMQVKAADSARNVLAPKVLGTMVLEEVLAHEPLDFLVLYSSISSVLGLTGQVDYGAANSFMDAYAQARNARGGPFTVSINWDGWPMGLAMGVINKLAAQAPVSAPELHPMLGRCVSRQEDQVVYAMHFSTARHWVVEEHRVGGQAVLPGTGYIEMVRAALEDFAGLSGVDIQEMNIQAPLWVKEGEEKEVRTVITRQGEAYRFKVVSAASAWGEWRDHVTGTAVALSGSQPERHDVEELARRCGGEERDGREVPVLSPLISHGAHWKSLSRLRIGPREAMATLELADHHLDDLPRLKAHPALMDLALGFGLFSLGGGAWLPFAYKGLKIHGPMPRKLYCHTRYGPSGQNEVASFQVTVMDERGQVLVEVDDYSLRQVGEETVKALGEGPGSAVAASGAKPGGPQVDVIQAEEGVEAFRRILRQKLPQVVVSTRDLRSRFQDGTLDLLAEFEKTSVKPSQPRPTLGTAYVAPRDETERMLVDIWQKALGLEQVGVHDNFFELGGTSLTAVQVLSKMRAALKVELSAASLFGNPTIGDLSASLRQGGQESPSHEESQNRGKQRREARRTRKS, from the coding sequence ATGTCCGACATCGACACAGGAGAACGCCTCTACGACATCGCCATCGTGGGCATGGCGGGCCGTTTTCCCGGAGCACGGGACGTAGAGGCATTCTGGCGCAACCTGCGTGACGGCGTGGAGCCGCTGACGCCCCTGACGGACGAGGAACTGCTGGCCTCGGGCATCGAGCCGGACGCGCTAAAGGAGCCCGGCTACGTGAAGGCGGGCTTCCTGCTGGACGGCATCGACGAGTTCGACGCCGACTTCTTCGGCTTCACCCCGAGGGAAGCGGAGACGATGGACCCGCAGCACCGCCTCTTCCTGGAGACGGCGTGGCAGGCGATGGAGCGGGCGGGGTACGACTCGGAGCGGAGCGAGGGGAAGATCGGGGTGTACGCGGGCTCGTCGTTGAGCGTGTACCTGTACAACTCCTTCACCTTCTTCCGGCCGTTCGCGACCAGCAGCTTCCTGGAGCTGACGAGCAACGATCGGGACTACGTGGCCACGCGGGTGGCCTACAAGCTGAACCTGCGCGGCCCGGCGCTGTCGGTGCAGACGGCATGTTCCACGTCGCTCGTGGCGGTGCACCTGGCCTGTCAGAGCCTGCTCAACCGCGAGTGTGACATGGCGCTGGCGGGAGGCATCTCCGTCAACATGCCGCACAAGGCCGGCTATCTCCACGAGCCGGGAGGCATCTTCTCTCCGGACGGGCACTGCCGGGCCTTCGACGCGAATGCGCAGGGCCTGGGTGTGGGCAACGGCGTGGGCGTGGTGGTGCTCAAGAGGCTGGAGGACGCGCTGCGGGATGGGGACACCATCGAGGCGGTCATCCGGGGCTCGGCCATCAACAACGACGGCTCGCAGAAGGTGGGCTTCACCGCGCCGAGCGTGGACGGGCAGCTCACCGCCATCCTGGACGCGCAGTCCATGGCCGACGTCGAGCCGGACTCCATCAGCTACGTGGAGACGCACGGCACGGGCACGGCGCTGGGAGATCCCATCGAGGTGAGCGCGCTCACCCAGGCCTTCCGCACGCGAGGGGCCCAAGGGCGACAGTTCTGTGCATTGGGCTCGGTGAAGACGAACATCGGCCACCTGAACACGGCGGCGGGCATCGCCAGCCTCATCAAGACGGTGCAGGCGCTCAGGCACCAGCAGTTGCCCCCGAGCCTGCACTACCGCGTGCCCAATCCCAGCATCGACTTCGCCAGCAGCCCCTTCTTCGTCAACGACACGCTGCGCGAGTGGAAGGCCGGCCCCACCCCGCGCCGCGCCGGGGTGAGCTCCTTCGGCATCGGCGGCACCAACGCCCACGTGGTGCTCGAGGAGGCCCCGGCGCTTCCTCCCGCCAGTGCCTCGCGCCCCTGGCAGTTGTTGTTGTTGTCCGCCCGGACCCCCACGGCCCTGGAGAGCGTCACCCAGCGGTTCGCCACCCACCTGCGCCAGCACCCGGAGCAGCCCCTGGCCGACGTCGCCTTCACCCTCCAGCAGGGCCGCAAGGGCTTCTCCCACCGCCGCGTCCTCGTCTGCCGCGATCGCGAGGATGCCCTCTCCGTGCTCGAGGCGGGGGAACCGACGCGCATCCTCTCGCGGACGAAGGAAGCCGATGAGCGGGCCGTGGCCTTCATGTTCCCGGGAGGAGGCGCGCAGTACCCGGACATGGCCCGGGAGCTCCACGACTCCGAGCCCGTCTTCCGCCAGGAGGTGGAGCGCTGCGCCCGCTTCCTCCAGCCCCACCTCGGCCTGGACTTGCGCTCCCTGCTCTACCCCGCCCCCGACAAGGCCGAGGAAGCCTCCCGCCTCCTGCAGCGCGGCCTCTACGGCCTGCCCGCCCTCTTCACCACCGAATACGCCCTGGCCCGCCTCTGGCTCTCCTTCGGCATCCGGCCCCAGGCCCTCATCGGCCACTCCCTGGGTGAGTACGCCGCCGCCTGCCTCGCCGGCGTCTTCTCCCTCGAGGACGCCCTCACCCTCGTCCTCACCCGCGCCCGCCTCTTCGAGTCCCTTCCCTCGGGCGCCATGCTCTCCGTCTCCCTCCCCGAGGCCCACGTCCGCTCCCGCCTCGCTCCGGGCCTCTCCCTCGCCGCCATCAACGCCCCCTCCCTCTGCGTTGTCTCCGGCCCTTCCGACTCCATCGACTCCCTCCAGCGTCAACTCTCCTCCGAGGGCACCGAGTGTCACCGCGTGCGCATCTCCGTCTCCAGCCACTCGGAGATGGTCGAGCCCATCCTCCCCGAATTCTCCCGCGTCCTCTCCTCCCTCCGCTTCCACTCCCCCTCCCTCCCCTTCGTCTCCAACGTCACTGGCACCTGGGCCACCGACGAAGTCGCCACCCCCGCCTACTGGGCCCGACACCTGCGCCACACCGTGCGCTTCTCCGAGGGCCTGCGCACCCTCCTCTCCGACTCTTCGCGCGTGCTGCTGGAGGTGGGCCCCGGCCAGGTCCTCTCCTCCCTGGCCAAGCAGCACTCCCGCTCCACCCCTGTCTTCTCCTCCACTCGCCACCCCCAGGAGAAACAGTCCGACTCCGCCTTCCTCCTGTCCACCCTCGGCCGTCTGTGGATGGAGGGCGTCCCCGTCGACTGGATGGGCTTCTACTCCCACGAGCGCCGCCGCCGCGTCCCCCTTCCCTCCTACCCCTTCGAGCACAAGAAGTTCTGGAAGAAATCCATGAGCAACGCCCATGACAAGAGCCCGGTGAAGCCAGAGGAGTCCAAGGGGAAGAAGCAGGACCTCGCGGACTGGTTCTACGTGCCCACCTGGAAGCAATCGCCGCTGCTCGAGTCCACCTCCTCGGGAGGCCAACCCGGAAGGTGGCTGTTCTTCCAGGACGAGCAGGGAGTGGGCGAGGCGCTGGCGCTCGAGCTGGAGAAGGCGGGCCACCAGGTGCTCACGGTGAAGCCGGGCGAGGGCTTCACCCACCCGAGCCCCACGGCCTTCACCGTCGACCCGGAGAGCCCCGCGGACCACGAGGCCCTGCTGCGCCACCTGCGCGAGCACGACCAGCGGCCCACGGCCATCGCCCACCTGTGGAATGTCACGGGGGAGGACAGCGCCACCACGCCGCGCGAGCGCTACGAGACGGCCTGGCGCCGGGGCTTCCAGAGCCTGTTGCACCTCGTCCAGGCGCTCGGCCCGAGGCCGGCGAGCGCCAACGAGGTGCTGCCCGTGCACGTGCTCACCAGCCACCTGCAAGCGGTGACGGGCGAGGAGTCCCTGCACCCCGAGAAGGCCCTCGTGCTGGGCGTGGGCAAGGTGATGGTGAAAGAGTACCCATACCTCAAGGCCCGCCCCATCGACGTGGTGACACCGGCGAGGGGCACGCCCCAGGCGGCGCGTCTGGCGCGGCAACTCCTCGCGGAAGTCACCTCCGGGCACGAGGCGAACCCGGTGGCGCTGCGCGGTCCGCACCGCTGGGAGCAGACGTACGAGCCGATCCGGCTGGAAGCCGCCACCCCGGAGCCGCGCCTGCGCGAGCGCGGTGTCTACCTGCTCACGGGAGGCCTCGGGGCGCTCTCGCTCGTGGTGGCCGAGCACCTGGCGGGCACCGTCCGGGCGCGGCTGGCGCTGGTGGGCCGCACGGGGTTGCCGCCGCGGGACACGTGGACGAAGTGGTTGGCCGAGCTCATGCCCGGAGATCAGACGCGCCAGCGCATCGAGGCCGTGCTGTCGCTGGAGGCCCGGGGCGCGGAGGTGATGGTGCTCCAGGCCGATGTGGCGGACCTCGAGCGGATGAAGGAGGTGACGCGGGAGGTGAAGGAGCGCTTCGGAGCGATCCATGGCGTCATCCACACGGCGGGCCTGCTCCATGACGGCCTGATGCAGGTGAAGGCGGCCGACTCGGCGAGGAACGTGCTGGCGCCCAAGGTGCTCGGGACGATGGTGCTCGAGGAGGTGCTGGCCCACGAGCCACTGGACTTCTTGGTGCTCTACTCCTCCATCAGCTCCGTGTTGGGGCTGACGGGGCAGGTGGATTACGGAGCGGCCAACTCCTTCATGGACGCCTACGCCCAGGCGCGCAACGCGCGGGGAGGCCCCTTCACCGTCTCCATCAACTGGGACGGGTGGCCCATGGGCCTCGCGATGGGCGTCATCAACAAGCTGGCGGCGCAGGCCCCCGTCTCCGCGCCCGAGCTGCACCCCATGCTGGGCCGCTGCGTCTCCCGGCAGGAGGATCAGGTCGTCTACGCCATGCACTTCAGCACCGCCCGGCACTGGGTGGTGGAGGAGCACCGGGTGGGGGGCCAGGCGGTGCTTCCGGGCACGGGCTACATCGAGATGGTGCGCGCGGCGCTGGAGGACTTCGCCGGGCTGAGCGGCGTGGACATCCAGGAGATGAACATCCAGGCGCCGTTGTGGGTGAAGGAGGGCGAGGAGAAGGAAGTCCGCACCGTGATCACCCGCCAGGGAGAGGCCTACCGCTTCAAGGTGGTGAGCGCGGCGTCGGCGTGGGGCGAGTGGAGGGATCACGTCACGGGGACCGCGGTCGCGTTGAGCGGGAGCCAGCCGGAGCGCCACGACGTGGAGGAACTGGCGCGGCGCTGCGGCGGAGAGGAGCGCGATGGGCGGGAGGTGCCGGTGCTCTCGCCCCTCATCTCCCACGGTGCGCACTGGAAGAGCCTGAGCCGGCTGCGGATCGGACCCCGCGAGGCCATGGCGACGCTGGAGCTGGCGGATCACCACCTCGACGATCTGCCCCGCCTCAAGGCGCACCCGGCGCTGATGGACCTGGCGCTGGGCTTTGGCCTGTTCAGCCTGGGCGGAGGGGCGTGGCTGCCCTTCGCCTACAAGGGCTTGAAGATTCACGGGCCGATGCCGCGCAAGCTGTACTGCCACACGCGCTATGGGCCGAGTGGCCAGAACGAGGTGGCGTCCTTCCAGGTCACGGTGATGGACGAGCGGGGCCAGGTGCTGGTGGAGGTCGACGACTACTCGCTGCGGCAGGTGGGCGAGGAGACGGTGAAGGCGCTGGGCGAGGGGCCCGGATCCGCGGTGGCGGCCTCCGGCGCGAAGCCTGGCGGGCCGCAAGTGGACGTCATCCAGGCCGAGGAGGGCGTGGAGGCCTTCCGGCGAATCCTCCGGCAGAAGCTGCCGCAGGTGGTGGTGTCCACGAGGGATCTGCGCTCGCGCTTCCAGGACGGCACGTTGGACCTGCTGGCGGAGTTCGAGAAGACATCGGTGAAGCCCTCGCAGCCGCGCCCGACGCTGGGGACGGCCTACGTGGCGCCGCGCGACGAGACCGAGCGGATGCTGGTGGACATCTGGCAGAAGGCGCTGGGCCTCGAGCAGGTGGGCGTGCACGACAACTTCTTCGAGCTGGGAGGCACCTCGCTCACGGCGGTGCAGGTCCTCTCGAAGATGAGGGCGGCGCTGAAGGTGGAGCTGTCGGCGGCGAGCCTCTTCGGCAACCCCACCATTGGCGACCTGTCGGCGAGCTTGCGGCAGGGCGGGCAGGAGAGCCCGAGCCATGAAGAAAGCCAGAATCGCGGAAAGCAGCGGCGAGAGGCCCGGAGGACGAGGAAGTCATGA